A region of the Littorina saxatilis isolate snail1 linkage group LG12, US_GU_Lsax_2.0, whole genome shotgun sequence genome:
gataaagctaagtgcaccatgtcgtacgcaccccgttgaccaccgttgtcttttcgtatctatgatttcattggagtagggacaacgtggggtgtgtgacacctgcacgaactagagcttttcgaacagaacattctcatttgactgtatttacacgggttcagcgtgttactataattttctacatactactggcattttgtcagtgaacactggtttttttgtgtgttgagaacgtaaaaggaacatattttgagtgaaggctcgagggaggtggagagtttatacataaacaggcgtctgaaacttatacttttgttgactctatttaattgtatgcctgcgagagtggatcgtggtgtggttagttaattagtagtaattaaccggttcataatcaccttgagtgatatattgaaacgtgacacgtgggggccaagccgggatctactcagttaatttccaactgataaagacccaccaattaaggataactaagagcagataatctcgtcagtgctcgacttattttctgcttggtgctacccttttttgtatagttttgatcatataccacaccttaagcgattcacatcttgcaggaaatgtaaattgtaatttgtgagttattgtatgcgctaactgtgattacttccctttcctttgtttgtgaatctttgttgttgtacgttgagttttccgttgcagagagctgagcggggttagcggattcgttattcgttttactcagttttctctacattgttgtttcgcattctgtaacaggttacatttctatagtcttgttttacttggatttttctccatattttgactttgttggaattttgggggggaagggtccgaggacttctgtcctaaccaaggctgtgggaaacactctgtttcaccgcaaaaagcagccgataaagtaggccacggctgtgggaaacactttgtttcaccgcagaaagcagccgataaagtaggctacgcgatttgttctacaccgtttggatttttcttctgcattttccggttgctggatttttgtatccatttcatcaccgcgggttctagctatagctgcgttagacttacttttgcgataaagctttgctaaaactaaccatggctacagggggatctcctacgaggagaataactttcgagactcctgggagcgagcaaccgactgagcgagacgcacgcgttagagcccgaagcgttctaaaacgcttagaagtagagcgcaaggaagaatttgagcgactgacaagaaaagaagaacgtgaccgacaggacaagaaagacgaacttgacagacaagaaagggaacgacaggttgaacgagacagacaggaaaggaaagacgaacgtgacagacaggacaagaaggacgaacttgacagacaagaaagggaacgacaggccgaacgagacagacaggaaaagaaagacgaacttgacagacaagaaagggaacgacaggccgagcgtgacagacaggaacggaaagagaaagagcaggcggatcgcgaacaccagctagaactagctaggctacaggccgagaagggtacgcttactcaggctagcgcgccgacatttgttgccgaccgtacgagactgccgacgttcgacgatgacaaggacgagctcgacgactttttacgccggtttgagcgcattgcatctgaccagaagtgggaagaggccacgtgggctagccgccttagcacctgcttgaaaggacgcgcattgcagctctacaacgctttggaggacgacgaggcgagagactatcaggcacttaagaaggcgttactccagcgctttaacctgactgcggaagcctacagacgacgtctgcgtaacagcaagagactgagcggcgagctgagtcatcagtttgtggcacgccttaacctctacctgcggcgctgggtggagatggccgaaaaggactggaccgtcaacgaccttgccgacctcatagtcatggaacaactgatgtccagcctgcgacctgaggtggtgaccttcgtgcaggagcaccagccaaagactactcaggaggcagccgactggatcagagtgcacgaggacgcccaggcgatctccggcaaatcttcaggctcacggccaggaaaaacgggaaattcgggttcttcaggacccaaggacgggaaggacgatcagggacacaagggatcgagttccagatctgacatccagtgttactactgcaacaagcggggccacgtgaagaaggactgccacaagagacaggctgaccagaagggcgttcactttgttggcagtgaggagttcagggacgtcacgagctcatgcaccatcccacaactctgcgttccgtgctccaggaaacatttccagccccactgcaacgtctacgttaacggagtgaagggcgagggtctgcgggacacaggagcagacatgatagtggttcgggcgagtctagttccagctatggcctacacaggagacagcatcagggtgagaatggccgaggcatctcacgcttacgatttgaacacggcagtgatcaaggtcgtaaccccgttgttcacggggaccattgtggccgtcgtcatggacgatcctccatgcgacttgctcattggaaaccgggttcagtttgtggacggcgtcaccagggaggttcccgtttatcggtctcccgacgtcatttcagtgctcacgcgggcacaggcggagcgagaggacaaacctctcaaacccctacctgctgcacgagctgccctggggaacgtgacccccgcgcttctcgcgaaggctcaggattctgacccgaccttagctactcctcgggagcacgcgaagtcggggaaggtgaagctgagcgggaagcatgggaggtcaaggttcctcagggacaagaagttgctctaccgtgagttcagcaacaaggaaggtgcattcaaacaggttgtcgtgcctcgcgagtttcgcgagggtgtcatggcaacggcacacgactcgattctgggaggtcatcttggtaccaagaagaccacggatcgtgtctggcgccacttttactggccaggcatctgcacggatgtccgacgtttctgtgcgtcctgcgataagtgccagaaggtggttgccaaaggaagggtgaggaaggtccccttagagaagatgccgctcatcgacgaaccctttcgtcgggtggcagtggacatcatcgggcccatcttgcctgcgtctgaggacggaaacagatacattttgaccatggtggactacgctactcgatacccagaggcgatccctctgaaatcgattgaagccacgcgagtagctgaggctctggttactatgtggtcccggctgggaattccatcagaggtactcaccgacagaggcacgcagttcacgggaggagtgatggcggaggcagcacgactgctatcactggagcagcacttcaccactccttaccatgctcagtgcaacggactggtggaaaggttcaatggcaccttgaagaccatgctgaggaaactagctcaggagaaaccacgcacgtgggacaggtacatcccagcattgctttttgcataccgcgaggttcctcaggagagcttgggtttttccccatttgagttgttgtacggcagacaggtacgcggtcccatggctatcctgcgtcaagcttggacggacgaagaagctgacgaggaggtgcagacgacggcgacctacatcgtagaactcaggaacaggattgaagagacctgcaaactggctcaagagaacctgggaagagcagcacagcgttacgcgcgaggattcgaccgcaaggcacggccgcgcagcttcaagattggagaacgggtgttgctacttctacctgtcaaacacaacaagctacaactgcagtggcaaggaccttttgaggtgacagcgagggtgggccagaacgactacaggatcatgatgcacgggaaagcacgcctgtaccacgccaacctgctgcgcgcctacatagagaggacagcctacggggagaagaacaaagaccagaagaacaaagacaagaagacagagaaggttgcagtcatcaggggtgaaacgaggggttgctcgttcttgaggacgacctttctgtctggagacggaccatcaacctctgcaatatcttcaggttgcaaggttggcgaacgccagacttatgcgctgggcgttgatcctccaaccgtaccaattcacggtacgcgtcattccgggcgccaacaatgttggagctgactttctctctcgggctggagaggagaacgtgactgtgagcgaaaccgaggtttcgtcttgaagaggggaggtgtgtcacgatcgggtgacagagaccaagaaagcgtcactcagtggagtgcctgttctgggtcaatgtatgatagaaagcgcctgtgtgtgatattggacacagcagtttttgctgacagtgctcccgagcacggatgttttgaaacgcacgagcttcacagtgcgggtttctgctgtcatagggctgacggttttttttgctgacagcgcgcacgggatttgcagggattgagtttctcgtgtctttttcctgcttggggaggcagaatcgtgtatagctggactggtttggtgacaaggtcagtcacgtgtatttggctaggtggtctgtcagagactcaaggacgacacacttgacacccagcggcagaaggggaaggacctaacacacagttactagagtatgatggtttttcaccgagtattatattcggcactctaggggaacttccacaagttattccttttcctctgccacgttattttgctgaggacaagtcgtcacatttccttcgtcggcgatggctttcgcataaggattcgacaaggggttctggacgttttgggtcactgttgacgaacagagactgttccagggaggaagcggactttgcttccattgagagttacaatcataggcttttgaggtaataaatcattatttaacgctgttgatgagtctgtgttgtggaatgaaatactctctgttgttctttccaggttagcgcataatttactctctgtgacgctaaaatactaatctgtatatgatttttgcagatagggagagaaggacggaaaatggctgttttgttgttgtaaaaagtcagttttgtgcaggcccacgtgctcgatgagatatttaaagatgacatgttttaaggtggtgggtgaggggtagctgacatgtttagtgcaccgatgctttctgtttgcagccttcgttccttcgttcgtttcgttcgttcgttacgttcccgtaacatcggcacggctgactctggcgggaactgttggggctacgctaaccaggagaccggctaaccaggagaccggctaaccagcggaccggctaaccagcgaaccggctaaccagcggaccggctaaccagcgaaccgactaaccagcataccggctaagcagcagcagcagagataaagctaagtgcaccatgtcgtacgcaccccgttgaccaccgttgtcttttcgtatctatgatttcattggagtagggacaacgtggggtgtgtgacacctgcacgaactagagcttttcgaacagaacattctcatttgactgtatttacacgggttcagcgtgttactataattttctacatactactggcattttgtcagtgaacactggttttttgtgtgttgagaacgtaaaaggaacatattttgagtgaaggctcgagggaggtggagagtttatacataaacaggcgtctgaaacttatacttttgttgactctatttaattgtatgcctgcgagagtggatcgtggtgtggttagttaattagtagtaattaaccggttcataatcaccttgagtgatatattgaaacgtgacagtattcaatcaatcaatcaatatgaagcttatatagcgcgtattccgtgggtacagttctaagcgcttgtcgaagagttgtcaacacaggactaacaaagaaactaacatctacagacggacacgaaccctatcacacacgagcaaaccctgataaacatacaacaaacaactgtttaacaacaatgtacacatcaatagctaggtccaaacaaaataatattaagcacaaagaaaacacctctcacagagcacagcacaagaatgtcttttggggcacaacacatcacgtcgagcattgtattgtattgcaagCATACCAAACTCAAGAGTAATCAGAGTAAATACAAAATTTAATTCGCATGCGTAATatcaaaaacaataaaataaaaagactgTTCTTTCAAACATAATTCTAGTCTTCATTTTGCAGATATATAACCAATACAGTTGCGAGGTATATGAACATTCTGATCACGAAAAAAACCTCAGACAAGACTGAAGAGTCCTGAAATAACAGTTTTTCAAAGCTCTTTCTAAATGGTATCGAGAGTTCTTATTTCCCTTGTCTATTTCATCTAAAATACTTCACGGCGTGTCTCCATGAAAAAGGTTAATTTGATTGTCTTTCCTCTCACACAAACATCTATAGTCATGCTCTCAAAAATTTCtgtgacacacatgcacatgtatacaaacGCAAAAAATCATTCAGATAAATGTGTTTGCCCTACCCTGTCAAGAGGAATATTAGCAGTTCATTGTACTAAAAAAAACAGTGTAAACACTTCGGCACCGCGCAAAAGTATGCATATCATCTccttttacaacaaaaacacatacatgcATATATTATACAGAACATTATACAAACATGTTGTTCTGGCACCCAGGAATCGCTGTTTAACAGTGGTGAAAACATAGGCTTTAATAACCTCTTTTTCTAACATGAAAATGGCAAATGCTTCATCCAGAGCAACTCTATGCAAGATCCTTCCAGAGACCGTAgagtactctacagtctctgatcCTTTATATCTTCAGCTATCGATTGCTTCAAAAGTAGCAGAAAGGAAGACACTCCTACACATGTAAAGACATAGCATGTGGTCGCTGTCATTCACAAACCTCGTATCTCAATTTTTGAGGTTTTGGAAATAAAATAATAGGTCCCTTATTTTTTTGCCCATGTGGTGAGAAAAGCTCGTATCTCCAGCTCGTTTTTAAAGTGAGAAAAAGTTACTGACAAGAAAACTCGTATCTTCATGTGTGTGAAAGGAGCGCCAAAAAAACACCGCTCGGATGAAACTTACAAGGTTTGCATGACACACTTGGACGGAAACTATGTCAGGTTGCTTCTGTGGTATTTTTAGCTTAgtacattttttttcctcagaaatatgaaataattatgtgaccctccaccacaaaatgagtcgcatgtcacctcgcgcggttctgcgctaggcttgatataagtccggggagtgtctggtaacagtgtgagggtgcccttagtcacaggcttatagctcttttctaaaacgggtttcaccactggatagagcataaaaaactctttaacttgtttaagaaaatgtacaaatatgaaaatcatgcaaaggtgacatgcgactcatttcgtggtggagggtcacatatggccACTGAAGGTTAGGTGACaaacggagaaaaaaaaaatctcgtaTACATTCTAATTCTGGATGACTATTAGTATAAAACGATCCTATTTTGGATGAAAAGCTCCCATCTCTCAATATTTTCTGTTGTATCAAATATCAGTAACAACTGACATTAACACAAATTTATAAATGTACTGCTATTGCATTGTTCTAAAGAAACTATAAACCCATAAATTAAAGTTATATTTGATGCGGTGAattataaccaaacaaaatCGATTTTCTTAAAACAGCAAAAATTTAGATACGAGGTTTGTGAATTACAGCGACAATGTTATCCTTGAATCAAATCAGACAGAACACCAAACAAAATCTCAAGTTTCTAGTTTCCAATTCCAGGGACATGTTCTGTGACTAGTACTATATATCTATGCAAAACAAGActaattgaaaaaaaacattaaCCATCCCAGGACACACAAACGACGATCATAAAAAACAAGCAAAAGTCAAAACTAATGTTAAACTCAATTAATGCTAAAATTAGTTACATGTACTTCTAAAATGGTACTGACTGCAACATGTTATACTTCGCATTTTATTTACAAGACTGTACTTGTCTTTTTGTCAAAGGGAACACTTCTAATTGAATAAAATCAGTTCAAGAACATTCATCCACGCTATCAGTATCATACCTGTATAACATGCGTGTTAATAAACTAAATCTTTCTCTGTGGGGTGCAAATGGCAAGTATTAAGCTCAACACAGTAAACATTTTCATACATTGTATATGCAATTTCCTGATaaagaattttgtttgtttgtttatttgttgcttaacgtccagccgactacgcagagccatatcaggacgaggaaaggggggatgaagggggccacttgtcaagcgattcctgtttacaaatgcactaacccattacttgtgtcccagcaggctttagtaaaactaaattaatacctactggaagattaccagtttccagtatgttaaaataggcttaacctatctactgctggacttacatcagaacactaacagattaaactatacatgaatcgcgagacaagcggcaaaagaagagatttttggaaaaaatacaggtgaatgagcaagaaggcagaaaaaaagaaaagaattcatgaagaaaaagagagcatgacaggaaagaggaaccaaaaatctacctaacagcaaactagaaagctcctgcggttccaaaaacaggaggggcttttaatttcataaccgcagtgccccactgcgggactgaTAAAGAATAACATTGCGTATACGTACTGATGAATACATAAGGTGTAAACTCACTCTTTCAACTACCATAAATGGTCAAAATTGTCTTTCAGGGGAACTGGTGACATAGTGAACACTAAAAATAAATCACTGACACACAGTAAGAAAAAATAAGGCcactaacaataacaaaatGGATTAggataactttctttctttatttggtgtttaacgtcgttttcaaccacgaaggttatatcgcgacggggaaaggggggagaggggatagagccacttgtcaattgtttcttgttcacaaaagcacaattAGGATAACCCGACTGATCctatttttacatttcgtcaagttttcACTCAATGTTtttttagtcaaattttgactaaatgttttcagatagactCGGAATTAATACAAGGGTGGTGGCttatatgtgtctgtgtatgtgtcgaGCGATTCTGAGAGAACTAACGGAcagatcttcataaaactttacAGTTTTCCAGATCTATGATATCCCaagacatgttttttttttttaatcaactttgatgacgtcatatccggcttttgacAAAAGCACTGCCaagacctcatttttcaatcaaattgatggaATTTTTAGTCAAATATTCTTTGACTCAGTCctgactatgggattgaatttcagctcgaAAATGTAAAAGGTAATATATGTTTATTCATCAAAATTGTGATGAAGTTCAAATGTTTGCTAACACATTTAAAAATGATTCAACTTTGTGTTTATTATTatctcctgaatccaaaaatatacatgtatatatatgctgTATCTGGAATGAAAAAAAGCCCAAAAATTAAGAAAATCTAATGAATGCAAATTAGCTCATTCAGTCATTGGGCTTGTGCTACCAAGACAATGTGTCAATGACATGTCTCGTCCGCTGGGTTAATTTGGCCAACCTATTGTTTACTAGTcttcatgaaaaaaaaaatgtatatagttcagtttcattctgtgagttccacagattgactaaatgtacttAATTTGCGATGTGTTTTCTGTATAACCTGACATTTTATCCTCACTCTGAAAAAAAGTAAGAATCACAGAAAATGTGACATTTGGTGCTCCATACACATTGCTCATGAAACCTGCGCCAtccaaaacattaaaattaataaTCAAACTGCAGATGTTCAGCTTCATGCAAAGAGACaggagttttgttgttgttagaaaCATACCCACCAAccctgttttatgttttatattATCATGTTACCCAAATCCAGCATTCCCGTTTCTTCTTACCCTAGGATCCAATCTtacagaaaacacaataaactGAAATTTTCATTATTGCAAATGACATGAAGATTGCAAACCAATGATCAGCAACAACCAGAAAgtaaaacacatgcacacacacacaactacaagaCTGGACAGATCCCGGGTGATTTCAATAGCAGgcagaggaaggaaggaatctTTCAAAATAAATGAGGATGCACATTTAATCTTACAGTAGTAAACAGCATCGTCCTCGGTGAAATGTACTGTCTTAACCTTCACTGAACCACGCTTTGGACATACACAAACCGGATAATGTGGGCGGTGTACGgtttcaacataaaaagtatggTATTTGATTTACTGTATTTGATTCATTCGCtgggcttcctgacgagtggacatAAACTGATATAACTATCAATATAATATACAATTCCCAATAGTTTTAGAGTTCTATACAGACAGTTTTGTGAGACTCTGGGTCATCCATGACCCAGGAAGCATGGTGGTGAAGGTTAAGAGACCAAAGGAGGCAGATTTGTCTCATAGTCATACTGGTCATACTCATAGTCATACACAATGGCTGTTTCGGCAATCAGCAATCTTTCACTGCTATTTCTCATCATTTGTCCTTCTTTTCAGCTTTTAGCATGTCCTGTTTCACCTCGACCTCTTCAGAAGTGAGGAGATAGGAAGAGATTTCATGGTCCGAAAATTCAGAATCATGAACATCTTCCCTGTCCAGATCAGACACTTTAAGATCTGCAGGCAGCTTGAACTGATCAGTATCTGTTGCAATCCTTCTTTTTAACTTCATGGACGGTGGTCCCAATACTGGAAGAGCTTCTAATTGTGCCTGGCAGCCTATGGAAACTGCAGTTAGCCGACACTCATCTTGAGGTAGTGACACTTGGTCCTTCCTGCTGGCTCTGCTGATGGCTGTCTGGCCATACTTGATGATGTCATTCAAATAGTAAATTACCTTTGACACACGGATGGGTTCTGTGAGATATGGGAGATGACTAGTGAGAGTTGCTAGAAGCTGGCGTATTATTGTTTGAAGTCTGCGACAATCAATTGTGTAAGGAAGGTTGTGATCTGAACAAAATTGTTTCAAAGTCACCGACTTTCGCTTACCGATGTCCTCACTGATCCAAACGAGGTGTGCTACCCCAATAATAACATTCTCTATGTCTCTGCCTTGAGTCACAAACCctttctcacacacatgcattagTTTACTGGTTTTATCTAAGAATGCAGAGGGGAATCTTCCAGAAGCCAGAATGTGTTCAGGAAGAGTGGATATTTTCTGATATGGTACAGGTTTGTCACTGATTGCCTTTATCAATCGCAGGGCCTTCGTGAACAACTTGGTTTTGGCCGCATGGAGCCGCATTATAGTCTTGAGAGTCAGTTTCACCCCATTTTCTTTTGCAACAGAATACACACAACAAACCCCAAGGGTAGCTTTTAGATCATTG
Encoded here:
- the LOC138981117 gene encoding transcription factor IIIB 50 kDa subunit-like produces the protein MDNCCRECGDDTLQTQFLATGLVLVCSSCGAVLDRDTDEIEIEILQDEDDYFEGDEDDGTSNDSHAVETDIGDRQVPSDKGSSKVIQTAPLREVQTETVLPVLSCKSCNGNTLVYETINDTEQLVCEDCGYFIEETELVSTQEYTPIAGSSTAYQWARAPKPKFANDAPYIAKGKAESVEVIKDISARLSLRQELTDQAVKMFEDIYPDKKFKGMSNDLKATLGVCCVYSVAKENGVKLTLKTIMRLHAAKTKLFTKALRLIKAISDKPVPYQKISTLPEHILASGRFPSAFLDKTSKLMHVCEKGFVTQGRDIENVIIGVAHLVWISEDIGKRKSVTLKQFCSDHNLPYTIDCRRLQTIIRQLLATLTSHLPYLTEPIRVSKVIYYLNDIIKYGQTAISRASRKDQVSLPQDECRLTAVSIGCQAQLEALPVLGPPSMKLKRRIATDTDQFKLPADLKVSDLDREDVHDSEFSDHEISSYLLTSEEVEVKQDMLKAEKKDK